In Brienomyrus brachyistius isolate T26 chromosome 2, BBRACH_0.4, whole genome shotgun sequence, the genomic window GGATTCCAATGCACCTGCTGCAGATGGCCAATAAAGAATCAATCTTAAGAGGAAGGTTATACGCCTCTAACACCTCAGCTCTCCTTAGTATTTATAAACAGGCGTTGGCTTTGTCTTATTTCTCTGACATCAGAACTGGCCACTGAAACAGCAACACTCACACAGCTATGTAAATAGCCTCAGGTCTACAATACAACTAATAAACTATGTGTATTCTAGCCCATTATTGCATCAGTTCATATATTTTATAGTGTAAGCACATagtgttttaggtttattttaaACAAAACAGTAAACATGTTTGCCCACCATTTATTAGTGCAGTGCCGCATATTACCATTTCCTGTGTTCTTTCCATTTACACTCCCTCATCACTCACCTGCACATACCAAATGTCAAGTTATGTGACAAAGTGATTTGCGTGGGTGTGATGCTCGCTGTTAATTTATGTGTGAGGTTGGGCATGCATATTCCCCGTGACTGACTAGACTCCCATCCATGGCgtgcccctgccttgtgccataagctgcatgccattggctGAGGAGGTTGGAAGACAGATTGATTAGATATAATTGTGCTGTATGATCAGCAGGTTTCCTGGTGGTGAGTGACAGCAGGCGAGATGTTCTTACGTGGAAGCCCAGCCCATCAGAGGATTTTCCCATCTTTCCTGGGTGTCAAAGGCTAACTTCCACTTGCGTGTGTTGTTGACCCCAGACTGCATTGCTGTGCGTGCGGGCACGGATATGAGAACCCTGCGCCCCTTCACATGCTCCTCTGGCACTCCTGTCAGCGGCACGATGTCCTAAGGGGAAACAGAACCAAGGCAGCAATCTCAGTCAAGAGCTTCCTAAAGGAGGAACTCAAGCGGGAAACCGCTGCATTAAGTATGACGGCCACAACCGGCAAGACCTGTGTGAATATGCTGCACGCGGGATAGCTTCTTCAGGCAGTACCCATTTCAGGATTAAACATCCATCACACCAGGTTAGCCATCGATGTATGGAATTCCGTTTTACTCACACTCAGTTTTTCATCATTTTATTAAACAGCTGTAATCCTCTGATGACAGAGGAGTGACAATCTgaacttgtatattaaaaataaagctagAACAGATGTTCTTTTCAACAGGAAATCCAGAAATCACTAATTTTCTTAGTTGTAATTGTGTGCTATTTCATATCTTTAAACAACATATAAAGATATTGAAGTTTAATGCTGGTAGGGACATATGCAACGCAAAAGATCAAACTAAGCCTCGAGAAAACATCACGTCTTCAGTTGCAAAACTGCGTTAGACCAGTAGCCATGCTGAACTATGGAGGCCACACGATAACATCAAAAGTCCTTCAATTTGGAGAaaagccaaaaaaaaagaaggtaGAGCTTATGAACCTTGTTGGAGGAAAGGGTGGGGTTGCCTGGGGCAGCAGACGTCAACAGCTGAGCCTTATAATACTACATGGTACGAAGATCAACATGCCACAATAAAGAGGACAATAATGGCTGATCCTGTCAGACACCAAGGCGTATGGGGCCGTTAAATGTGCAGTCTGATGGAAGCGCACAGATACTCCCTTTTGAATAGAAACTGTCTAGACAGAAGGTTGATTTCTGACACGTGAAATGCATcctaacaatctgttgttttcATTTCCTTGGTGATGAAGGCCTCGCTCTTTTAAACAGTATTTATAGGGTAAAAGGGGAACATGGGCAAAACGTAGCAACAGtttacattaaaaataaaaaaaaaaagcatttacatTGTGGACTGTTTGAGGACTGTTCTGGGGTCCTCTTCCAAATTTGCATAATTGCAAAGATGTGTGATACAGATGAAACTTCCCTGATGAGATGATGACACTTGTTGACTAAAAGGTATAGTGGATCAGCTTGTGGGGGCTGGGATTGCTTGATGATTGAACTGATGACCTAaggtgtggggggtgggaggcatagaaaaacaaactaagaaaaaaaactccctgtaaatatatatatatattttttttaaagattccATTCTGTCTATTCAGAGATCTTTAAAGAGAGACCATTTTGGGGACATTCTTCAGCAAACAGGACCTTGGCAgaagccccctgccccccccatgtcTTACAGGCCACTCTACTTTCAATACGAGACTTTCATACATTTCAATGGCCATCTGTACTCTTTGAAGTTGTATCTATCATTGCCTGTCATCAGTGTGCTGACTTGTCAAAGACCCGCTTAGTGAAAACAATCCGTCTCTGCAATATGCATTTGTGCGTTTCTCTGATGCTTATGCCTGGGAAAAGACTGAAGCATCTAGAATATCACCACATAAATTCACAACTTTTAAGTAACTCTATTCCTAATAGGAAAATACCTGGACTTCAGCTTGTTTCTGCAAACCCGATTTATCAGAAGACTGCACATTTTTAAACCAGCCAGTTTCTGGAATACAGAAGGAGCATGAAAAGAGCTGTCTGTTGCCCTAATATCTGACTGATGTCTGTAGCCGCAGTGGTGTGAAGCACAAGAAGGGATGTTTATCAAGCTTATTTCTTCGTCAAAATAGGATTAATGAGAGGGCAATTCAAAAGCCCAAATTTATATCATGTGGACTGGTTTGATATAGTTCAGCTAAGTATTAAGGGAAGCTGGCAAATCCTAAACAAAACAGATTcactaataaaatatttaaatcatATAATCAATAAATCAATCATTCGTCCATCTTCTGTACCCGCTTGTCCATTGCAGGGTCGTGGGAATCTGAAGCCTATTCTGGAAGCAGCAAGTACCGGGCAGGTAATAACACAGGGCGCAATGCCAACCTATCGCAGGGCGCAcaccccattcacacacacacctacagatAACTTAGGAACTCCAAATGAGCTTAGCatgttttgggggtgggggggggggaatctttcAAAACTAATTGACAGTGCAATGATCAAAGTGAGACAGAAGTATGTTTTGAAAGCTGTCCTGTTTTGACGGAAAGGCAACATCCCCGCGGGTTAGAAGGTAGGTGACCAAGAGTAACGAACCACTGTTTCAAGTCAAGTCATCAGAAACAGATCCAAGACTCTTAACCGAAACTGAGGGTGGGCGGTGGCACCGAGGTCGTTAAACTACAAAATAATAATCAACAGTGCGCAGACAACCGGAAAAACAGCTCAGGGCTGTAGCACCTCTGTTTActaggccaggaagaagtaaaATAGCTGGTTTCTGGGAAGGTAGCAGAATACATTTCAAACATGAAAAATTCTTAGGTAATGGATAAATATTAAAAGGAAATATttaggtttaaaaaaaacatcttaagTTCAGTTAAGTTCAGGGGTTTTTAATGTTTGTGTATCCAAGTCTGTTTTTAGCATCAGAGATATAAGCTGCATCAAGAGAAAAGCCAATGCAGCCTAAAATAAGGGTCCACATTTTGGAGAGAAAGGATTTCATCCGCGCCCAATGGAACCAGGTCAGAGAGAAGGAAGAGAGGTGCTTAAAGCAGATTATACTcgcaggagaaaaaaaaagttacagaAGCTACAATAAATTATTCTCAGCCAAGTCAGACCGGGGGTAGGAGACAGTACTGAAAGGAACTTAGGAAAGAAATTATGCTAGGTGACGAACGAACAAACATTTGCCCAGCGAGTATAGTCCGTATGAGCCTAGACAACCTGCTTATTATGTCTGTGCATCTATCTATCCGTCCAATCAATGCACTAGCTAGGCAGATGACTATTctaattttatttagcagattatTGCAGCACTTATGTGAACATTATATGTACAGATATATTGTACTAAATGAGCTCAGGTGAACCGATATGCCAGTATGCTGAAGCAGTCAGGAACCATCACATTCATGGGCTTTGATCCTATGACTTCATTCAAATAACACTTTGCACACTGAtattcacaggtaaaaaaagtAAATCAGGAACATAATATTTGAAGTTAACGCAGTAAGTTGATCATAATCAATAAGTCGGAGGTCCATTTCCTGTTCAGAGGACACTCAAATTCTTTCATCGTATGACAATTTAGATCATGAGGACCGAATTAATGCACATACATTTAACAGCTGCCTCTTCATTGAGCACAGTCTCTCCTGAATTTCAGACAGGTATGCAGTGGTAGCCGACTTATTTCCACTTGACTGCTTAAAAACTGACACTCCTCTGCCATCAACAAAGCTTAGGAGCGAGCAACAGACTCCAACAGCAAACCTTACGTCCCGCCCTGGTTGTATGCACCCGACATCACTGTCTTTATGAGACAAATACATGTGCTGTCCTGAGCTGCAAAAAGGTCCGGGCATCCCACGCAAAAAAGGCCGCTAAACATTTAACGGCGCATCCTGAACCTAGAAAGGAGGAGTTTATAGTGTTTAACTGTAGATGCAATTGGGGGATTAGCTAGATAAAATGAGCAGCATCAACTAAACACCTAGAATTTATAAGCAGGTTACAGTAGTTAATGATCCTTCGAAATGCCTTAATTTATTGCAGGATATTTAAGCGATTAAATGTAATAGAACTAAAGCCACTTCATACCTAGAGATTTTTATCAGAAGACATCACACACATTGAACAGTGAAAAGACCAAACGTCTatcatcaaataaataaataaaatgaaacaaaaagctGCCACAGATCAGAGACATGGCCCAGGGCATTTTTATTGTTACAGACAACTACAGATAAACGAGATATAAATGTGACATAAACCAGCAGGCATAATTTATTCAAACCAAAAAAACGAAAGCACAGACGATGCAGAAACCACCACCAGGAATAATAAACAAGTTATTACAGCCACAAAAAAGAAACGCATTATAAATTCAGCCTATTATCTGACAGATAAAAAGTCTAGACTTTTATTATGTGGCCGCAAAACACGAGGAAAAAGCCAGGCAGCCTCTCGGAACAACGGACAATGGCCCGGCACAAAGCTCACGACGGTGGCTAGAGTGCGGCATTCCCAGGAAAATTAGGGGCGAAGATGAGAACGGGAAAAGCCACTCCGCAAGCACCTTTCTTCCAGCACGTACAGGAAGCATAATGAGAACTATGAAGTTTGACACTATTCAGAGCCCTACAATACCTGGATATGCAGACAGAATGGCGGGCTTAAGGGATACGGAGGGGGGGAAGAGCCGGCAAAGTCTTCGTCATGTGGAAGCGTGTCTATATTTCTGACACCTCCAGTGCTTCCAGGAATAAAGAGCATGGGAGCTGCCTGGGTACGGCAGCCGTCTGGACCCACCGCGTAATGCATTGTCTCCAAAGCTGCTTCTTACAGTGCACTACTGTGTGGGATGGAAACGGGGCCCAATTAAATACCATTTACCTTAATGAGCCTGAAGCATAAGAACCGCGGCCCTCCCAGTAGAGTATTCAGTGTTCTAGCAGAACCTCATAGTCCAGCAGAAGTAGAGTGACTTTTCAACATGATGGTATCTGCCCTTCCAGAAAAGGTTGCGGAGGAACTGACAACATGCACAGCATAAATGAAGCCACAGTTAAAAGGCTTCAATTTACAATTTCCAAGCACCCACCTCCTCATTAATATTCAACATATCTAGTTCCTTAATCGAGTTGCTGTGGCCTCACGCCCTTCTCTGATCAGCAGGCAGATTCAGGCAAAACCTCTATCTTGCTTAAAACAAAAACCGAGCTTTACTAGCAGTGCCAGAAATTTAATTCTGAAGTCAGCTGCACAATTATGCAAAAAACAAATTACAATGCATATTGCAAATCTACCTTGAATCAATAAATGagtttaaacataaaaaaattacaaatacaACATCCTTTCCAGAGAAAATTTCTACGCAGTAAAAATGTCCATGAAAATGTTCGCGGCTGTACACTATGCCTAGATATTAACAAGCAGACATAACAGAAAAAAGGCTATGAATCAAGCCTGAATATAGAATCTCGGTAGCTGTATATGCAAATTCACTTAAATATTGTAAAGAaatgttatatatttaatccatCTACGTTACATTCCGTTCTCTTACGAGCTAAACTCTAGGTATTTCAGGTGAACATtccccatttaaaaaaaagttttatattCGCTTGAACTTTTGAATATTTCAGATGCTGGAAGCCTTTTGTTACGCAACCCGCATCCCAGAAAGCGATGGGACATTAAGAGCAATATGACGGGACCAAGGCAGAGATCAGCAGCGGGGACCTCCATACAGGCAGGGGGAATGTTTTTAAGGACAGGAGAGCCCCACAAGCTAATGCATCAGCCAACAGGCTGATATCGAAACCTCGATCGGTAATATTTTTAAGAACCACCAGtggaattttaaaatgcaaataaatcaCATTTATCACGCAAATTTTACACTAGAAAAGGAGTTATGTAGCAGAATTTTGGCATAGGGgttagagggaaaaaaaaaaaaaaaaaaaaatatatatatatatatatatatatatatatatatatatatatatatatatatatatatatataaatcaaaCCCAGTCATTGAACCTTAAGGATGCGACGTGACTCATTTGGGTCCTGCATACTCATTGTGCCACGACCGCGGACATCAATGACGCTCCCCCATGGCTCTATGGTAGCTATTTACGATCACACGGTCGTATCTATAACGAACAAGCATGACTGGCAAGTAAGGAAACTGAAATGGCGTGGAAAGCATGCAGGGAGGATCGTGAATGGCATCCACAGGCACGGCAAATGAGATTCATGCACGTCGTCCTCCACAACGTCAGCAAACTTACTGTGCTCTCTCTGAACTGACGGCTAACATGCCGTCAAATCAAACTCCAACATTATGTGAAATCAATTTCTGAATCGATAGTTTGCTTTTTGGGGAACTCCCCTTGTCCTAAGGAATTAATTTCTCAACAACAAGCCACCCTGTTTTAAGTAAACAGCCAGATTGTTAAAAGCTATTTGTTTTccatttgttttcaaatgagGTTGAGTTCTGATAATTACAGTATAATAATGAGTATGGGTTTAATATGCCCAGCTGTTTGGATGCTGTCACACACAGTAAGGCGGTGATGTGCCTGCAGATTAAACAGATGGGATCTCTCACACAATGTGCAGAAATGTAACGGTACAATGTGGAGTATCGCTGCATCAGGTCACCATATCTATACACAAGTCAAATCAAAATGTAGCTACTATGTTAAGTTCTGTATCAGTTTACCAAGgatttacacaacttcagcattAATTAAAAATTCTATGCAGATCCATCCTGCaagttttttcctccttttcaccTCAGATAATCAGTATTTTAGACTGGGAATTGTATTCTATTATAAGACGGCAAAACAAAACCCATTCAGACAGAAAATGAAGCAGAAATGGCTGTCTGTTTCAGTCAGAGCCAAATCATTTCCAAATGCAGTAAGGCGCAACTACTTCTGAGCCGAGACCAATTCGGTAACTTATCCAGGTGAACGCATACTGTGAAATTTAACAACCCTTAGAGTGCCCATTTCTCCAGAAGCATAATCCCCCTAAATAAAGGTTTTACTTTCCCCCCAactattaaataaacaaaattaatttCGTAGGAAATGTACAGTCTTGGCTAGCTCCCTCTTACAGGCATATCTTCTGACCCAGTGTTCAAGACCGAAGCCTTGAAATTTCTGCACGGGAATGCTGCAGCAGACAAAACAGATactcgagtgtgtgtgtgtgtgtgtctgcggagGAGGGGAGCAAAGCCCAATTTGGGACAGACCAGTCTTCCCTGATGGGCCCTTTTAACTTCCCACTCGGAAACGCCCTTGACGATGGCCTTTAGTTTTATCTGCATTTCCATGGGATGGAACTTCAattatgaaaaaaaagtttttagtGACAGAGAAACAAAAGCAGTAAGGTTTTCTGCACAATAATTGTTAAAGGGTTAATCTCCTGGACAATTTAAATTTAACACTGATGAATATTAAAGCATGTTTATCTTTCTGTTAAATGACATGCGGGACGGTGAAGCTACATGGGGCGGCTCCCTCACAAGGCCCCTCCAAGGCCTGTTTTTAAATGAGACTTTCCCCTGTAGACTGGCATAACTGGATTATTTGCCCCCACCATGGCGGGTATTGTACGGATAATGAGATGAAACGCTGCTGAACAGAGTGGACAGTCGCTGCATGCCTAATCAGCACGCTGGCACAGAGACGTGCCCTGAATACCTGTCCAACACATCCTCTtcaatgcagccccccccccccccccccccccccccacttcgtcCTCTTCCCACTTTGTTAAACGTCTACGTGCCTTCTGACGAGTGCCATCAAAGGACTTCGGGTGCAGTTGCCAGTCTCCGCTTTGCTCTACTTGGACTATCCTCTTCACTTTGGCGGGGTGTGTTTGGGGGGTAAAGGGATGCCTGCCATGCACAGATCCACGTCGCCAGCTATCCAGACAGCGTCTGTAGCTGCACAGCTCGCCCAATCCAACGGTGACTGCTGGCAAAGGACAGCTAGGATGAACCCCTAGGACCGGGCTGCTCTGACACGTGTCTTTAATCACTAACGTGACGCAAATTGACCATTATATTCCACAGAGGGGGAACCTGTGCTGACTTCATAAACCCACTAGAGAGATAAATAATGACACCGTTCACTCTGGAGGCTGCACAATGCTTTTACAGTCAAGCAATTAATTAAAAACGATTTAGGCCGACAGCAGCGACCGCGCTGCCACTGAGTGCCAGGGGGAAGAGCAGGTCGCCGCGGTGATGGTCCTGCCTGGCTCGCGGTCGCGCCGCACTGTGCGGTTCCGAAAGCAAACGGGCCAACTGTCCCCCACCAGAACACGGCTTCCCTTCCGTTTCTGTATGGAGGGAAAATTAAAATCTGAAAGCTTCACGTCTCATGCAGAAATCCCACACTGTGACCTTTGGGCACAGACTCTGGACTGGCCCCATCTCTCACCacctcccccagccccccccccccccggctctttTTACGCACCAGTGGTCCCAGCCAGGAGCTCAATGTCCAAGACAGCCAAAGCCTGTCTGCCAGTGCTGCCACAGTCTGGGTCTGGAGAAACCACTTTAGCCCCCCGCCCAACTCCAAAAAAATACATCTAAGCATCAATATTTCTCTCTGTCTGCGCACTTGAAAGGTTTCCACCTGCTGTTACCCATCTGAGGCACGGTGGCCGAGCTTAGAGGCTGTGGCCAGCAGCGTGCAGACAGGAGTGACCTGGACAGCAGTGCAAGTCAAGCGATCGCTGGTGACAATATTGAGGTTTATTGCACAAGCAAAGAGGGCTAACACTTCTGAAAAGCTAACATTTGAGAAAAATGGAACATAACTAATGGCCGGATGAGAAACCTGTAATGCTACCATTGAATAGAGTAATTAAAACACCTGCAAATGAAAGAACTTCACAATAAGGTCAGACTTAGGATctaggcagagagaacagccagagGACCTTagagaccaccccccccactcctcctATACATGAGGAATATTCTGAACTTATGAGCTTCTCACATAACTGTCACATAACAGCAGACTGAATTCACAGATTAACTGAAAGGTACCATCCCCGTTTGAGAAACATGGATCCTCACCAGCTTCTCATCCACTGTGATGACCTGCGTGTCGGGTCCTTTGCCCTGTGCCAGGCTCCTCCCTGACGTGCTAGCCGCCCTGCAAACAAGTTACGGGCATGAATACACACAAGAAAATGTCATACGAggatatttcaaaataaatgaaaagagaCACCATagagggtttgggggggggtgcactgcaAATCCATTTTCTCCCCCATTAGTTCTGTCTGCTGAGTTTCTGGCAggccctgtttggccagctcaCAACAGACTGCAATTTATGCTAGCTGGTCGCTCACCATTACCAGGAAAGTGCCGATGGCAAGGGCTGATTGTGCCGGACCACGGCAGTGTACTGGTGACCAAGAGCAAACACTCGCCATGCTGTGGACAGACTAAACTCTCCTGACTTTCTCCCTCCAGAGTTATTGGAGGACAAGACCGGTTGGGGTTGAATCGACTGAGGaaagaaaaaactaaaaatgctgaaGTTGTAGGACTGAAAGGCATTTGCAAGCAGTAACGTGCTGGGCAtagcttttaaaacatttttatagaCAAGTTCTCAAATAAGCAAAAATGTTTTAACACTtcacctgattttttttttttgaataaaCAACTTTATCAAAAGGGCATTGAAGAAAATTCTGTTTCACTACCACAAATATCAAGCTTAATCAGACAAGACAGTCTGATAAAGTAAACCATAAGTCAAAGAGTAATTATTATATAAAGATGATAAACAGGGAAAAACCAGACCTgttttgaatatattttattCCTAATGGAATATTAAAGCAGATACGACCAAGGCTTTCCTCAGAAAAAAACTCATgtatctgcattttaaaaaattccaacATGGATCAACAATATATATCATCTGATATTAATAGGGTTTCTGGTGTGAATGGcaactatgtttcattatggGGGGCATTCTTTTCAGTTTGCCTTAGAACTAACAGaatgtaatgcaaatgtttctGCTTAAGAGACCCAGCTCTCAAAAATTACATTTGCATCACTACAGAGGGGACCAACAGTGTAACTGTTAAAACAGTGTTTGACAATCGTTTTATTTACTGTTAACTTACAACTAACACTTTCAAACAAATTATAAGTTAGCAAGTGTTAAACTGTTCGCTCAACTGAGTTACGGTACATCATCGGTGTTAACTATTTTATATCGATAAACGGAAATTtaccaaaaataaatatttttaaaaatacaaaactatTTTACGATAGTTTACTTCTTATACAAATAAAAGGTCGGTCCGTTTAAATGTTACCATAATATCTAtagaaaatgtgtatttttatatgTCCATTGCTCAAGATGAAAGGTACTCAGATGTTCGCTTTTAAACTCCATGGCATTTATAAAAATATTCGGAAAAAGCACCCGAGAATAACCGGCATCACCTCGCTGGTGACAGAAAAGCTGGGTCAAAATGCAACAAGGCTTGTTTGTCGGCATTTACAAGTCCTATGTACAACAGTTACAGCTAGCTAGTACACGTACTTGCatatttagtgcaattttaAAAAGGCACCTTTATTTTAACTATTCAAAGCACCCAACCGTGTAGCATAGCCTAGTGATCAGAGTACACAGTTAGCCAGCCACCTAAAGTAGGTACCGAGGTCGTAACAAGGGCATATACACAAGTCGGCTAACTGGCAGTTATGTAGCAGAAGTTGCATAAACAGTCAACCGAGGCTATGACTATACATCTTTAAACAGTTAGATGCTGTTAATCTGCCAGTAAGTTCTGCATGAAAATGTGCTTGATATTCTACAGCGAACTTCGTCGTTTACGTTAGCCATTCCTAGAGGGCTACTGTAGAACTTATATTGTACTATGAACCACTGCTTTTTCCCAACTCGGTCAGACAACCAAAAATAATACAGTTGACTTTGTAGACTGCACTTACCGGACAGTAGGTAGCAAAATTTTAGAGGACGAATTCACCACAGGGAGCCGCTTCGCAGCCAAATACAACACAGTAGCCGCCATGTTTAGCCGGAACGCGAAATAAAAAGTACGACAAGCAAAGAGGTCCAAACGCAAAACGATGCGTTTTGGGGAGCAGCAGGCACGAAAGCCGGTGGGAAGACTCAGGAATTCAAATCACTCTCCAGCAGGAGCAAAGCTCAGTGATATATGTATAGTGATATACTCAAGCAGAACAATTTTAACTCTTTCTGGTTGCAAGCTACTTACAACTTAATTGGTATTTTATTACATACAGGTACAGAGCCGGTGAAATGCAGTTATTATATTTACAGATTTTCCCTCCTGTGCATTATTACTACCACTAATGTTTGTTTTACGGATTTCTTTGAACCACCTGTTTATGAACCATACCGACATTTACTGGTACTCATCTCCTTCCAGTTTTTGTATTTGTTTCGTGCCGCCCGCGAATAGGACCTCAATAAATGTTTATAACATTGACAGATGGATGTTACTACTGCTTAATAACTTTATATTTTGCGTCGGTTGTGTGGTCAAAACTATGAATAAATATAAGGGAATCTCGAACATTTTTTACTTCTTCCCAACGTGGAAGGTAATCAGGTGGATTAATACGCTATTTTAGTTAAAGGACAGTAATTGTGCTTATGTTTATACGCTGAAGCGTTTATTAAATGTGTAAGTTTAAAGCAAAAGTAAGTGAAAACCAAACTTTAaggaaaacattttattttattttctttcacGTTTCGTATCTGTACAAATTCCATCATAACTTTTATATACATTTGACATTtacataaaaaatacaaaactatATATTTATAACTGGATTTGTATTTGCCTTATATGTGAAAAATGTGAGAAAACTAGAGTAGTAAGGTCTGATACATTGTTTCATGACTCTATATTATCTGATTGTTAGCCCTGCAAGAGCAACATGGAGCAGAACATTGGCCAGGAGAAAATACAAACATTGGCAAAAATGGCATATAAAAGCTATTGGCACATTTTTGACAAAACCAGGTATTGTCTAAACTCCAT contains:
- the ndufs4 gene encoding NADH dehydrogenase [ubiquinone] iron-sulfur protein 4, mitochondrial, which codes for MAATVLYLAAKRLPVVNSSSKILLPTVRAASTSGRSLAQGKGPDTQVITVDEKLDIVPLTGVPEEHVKGRRVLISVPARTAMQSGVNNTRKWKLAFDTQERWENPLMGWASTADPLSNMVLTFSTKGDAVAFAEKNGWSYEVMEKKSPTPKSKSYGANFSWNKRTRVSTK